One segment of Streptomyces sp. NBC_00576 DNA contains the following:
- a CDS encoding DUF3644 domain-containing protein, producing the protein MNYKGSWRRLFANSKSAMVGAIEIYNKPRFEYRDEVFVILLMNAWELLLKAIVSKSGARIYYPKKRGEPYRTLTCRDAFWRAANSKLWPKSIAIQAVDANIELLSTYRDSAVHFYNNKQFSTLIYSLAQTSILNYRDVASQVFEKDIADEISWRIMPLGIENPIDPIKFMKNNSKEGAQSRAVQDFLAFLKEKTDALESDGIDTERLLTVFDVSLQSIKKIDKADIVVGVTSEELAEAIVVSRKVDPNVSHPYRQKDVIPKIKRETTTYEWQAVTFTHGMREESKYCWQDKDAHLVKWSPEAIRYFNSLSEEAIQNAKKEYSARFKK; encoded by the coding sequence ATGAACTACAAAGGCTCTTGGCGACGATTGTTCGCAAACAGCAAGTCCGCCATGGTAGGCGCCATCGAAATATACAATAAGCCGCGATTCGAATATCGCGACGAGGTCTTTGTAATACTTCTAATGAACGCTTGGGAACTACTACTCAAGGCTATCGTCTCAAAGTCGGGCGCCCGAATTTACTACCCCAAGAAGCGTGGCGAGCCATATCGGACGCTAACGTGCAGAGATGCATTTTGGCGGGCCGCCAATTCGAAGCTATGGCCAAAATCGATAGCTATACAAGCCGTAGACGCCAACATCGAACTCTTGAGCACCTACCGCGACAGCGCCGTGCACTTTTACAACAATAAGCAATTTTCGACATTGATATATTCCCTCGCTCAGACCTCCATACTAAATTATCGCGATGTAGCCTCTCAGGTTTTCGAGAAGGACATTGCGGACGAAATATCATGGCGTATCATGCCGCTGGGCATTGAAAATCCCATTGACCCAATCAAATTCATGAAGAACAACTCAAAGGAAGGAGCACAAAGTCGTGCCGTCCAAGACTTCCTAGCATTCCTCAAAGAGAAGACCGATGCGCTCGAATCAGACGGAATCGACACCGAACGACTCCTGACCGTCTTCGACGTTTCCCTGCAGTCCATCAAAAAGATCGACAAAGCTGACATCGTCGTCGGGGTCACGTCTGAAGAGTTGGCCGAGGCCATAGTGGTCTCCCGCAAGGTCGACCCTAACGTCTCACATCCGTACAGGCAGAAAGATGTGATACCAAAAATAAAGAGGGAAACGACAACATATGAGTGGCAAGCCGTCACCTTTACGCATGGAATGCGCGAGGAATCGAAATATTGTTGGCAAGATAAGGATGCCCATCTCGTCAAGTGGTCACCGGAAGCAATACGCTACTTCAACAGCCTCAGCGAGGAGGCCATCCAAAACGCCAAAAAAGAATACTCTGCCAGGTTCAAGAAATGA
- a CDS encoding DUF6000 family protein — protein MRCTREEYEILKLTRRYVTRDLRYLKLGGALLGMSGRDRAKFMRKLGKAAGEISPRELGVLLDRGWRERGTAAWLIAVAGRTEFRERLGELLLASAGPFAGQDYCVALATFGTSADADLLVAYLDRYLPRLDLDYDQRAALGALLLLDAKAGTDRAARFLVPGGLWQQWIEGPASKARDDPEDPEEYREFIGMLCAFADEAAKHCSI, from the coding sequence ATGCGCTGCACCCGTGAGGAGTACGAGATACTCAAGTTGACTCGCCGCTATGTCACGCGCGACCTTCGGTATCTCAAGCTCGGTGGCGCACTTCTCGGTATGAGTGGGCGCGACCGAGCCAAGTTCATGCGGAAGCTGGGCAAGGCTGCCGGTGAGATCAGTCCTCGTGAACTGGGCGTGCTGCTCGACCGAGGATGGCGCGAGAGGGGAACGGCCGCCTGGCTCATCGCCGTTGCCGGCAGAACCGAGTTCCGGGAACGTCTCGGCGAACTCCTGCTCGCCAGTGCGGGGCCCTTCGCGGGGCAGGATTACTGCGTCGCCCTGGCCACCTTCGGCACCTCCGCCGACGCTGACCTCCTGGTTGCTTACCTCGACCGCTATCTGCCTCGCCTTGACCTCGACTACGACCAGAGGGCCGCCCTTGGCGCGCTCTTGTTGCTCGACGCCAAGGCCGGTACCGACCGCGCGGCCCGGTTCCTCGTCCCGGGCGGGCTCTGGCAGCAGTGGATCGAGGGGCCGGCCAGTAAGGCACGCGACGACCCCGAAGACCCCGAGGAGTACCGGGAGTTCATCGGGATGCTCTGCGCTTTCGCTGATGAAGCTGCCAAACACTGTTCGATCTGA
- a CDS encoding restriction endonuclease has product MARRKTVMQVLAEAYKAKQQAKAAELKRAQQKEQRAAKAAEERRRGQKREAAKAEAEHARLLAAGEKHLNREQAAQAREVARIERELAKRQAERERAAEQQEREQARAEKERQKQVRETRLAQLKDEAEQRTLQAQERMTALQAVLTDRPKRLKSWHPYVEQSFAEQGPQGVADAVEEVLNRSPVPEGCRAGAGAAYVPEAQRLLIEVELPQHEVVPAVMSYRVVAQRVEIVAQPRKEAESKEAYRTLVARLALRALDEAFSTTPPSLVTTVVFNGHVSAKDRATGRPVRPCLVSVVAQREAFDQLVLDEPELDPQSCLKYLGAVVSRHPHDLEPVPPVVEIDLSMYRITADAGAVAGLDSRPDLLQMDPYAFERLVRELFEAMGFETWRTQGSRDDGVDAVAVQRDPVGTTVFAIQAKRSKNAVPVETVRALAGVMHDKAASRGVLVTTSWFGKASDDFAHRTGRMQLINGRNLKALLKEYLNMDVLIGLPKTPPGWQASDVQ; this is encoded by the coding sequence GTGGCGCGCCGCAAAACAGTGATGCAAGTGCTCGCTGAGGCGTACAAGGCGAAGCAACAGGCAAAGGCTGCTGAGTTGAAGCGCGCCCAGCAGAAGGAGCAGAGGGCAGCGAAGGCTGCTGAGGAGCGTCGGCGCGGTCAGAAACGAGAGGCTGCCAAGGCCGAGGCCGAACATGCCCGCCTGCTGGCCGCAGGGGAAAAGCACCTCAATCGGGAACAGGCTGCACAGGCGCGGGAGGTTGCCCGTATCGAGCGGGAGTTGGCTAAGCGCCAAGCCGAGCGGGAGCGCGCTGCCGAGCAGCAGGAGCGGGAGCAGGCACGCGCGGAGAAGGAACGACAGAAGCAGGTGCGAGAGACCCGCTTGGCTCAGTTGAAGGACGAGGCAGAGCAACGCACGCTCCAGGCCCAGGAGCGCATGACGGCGCTACAGGCTGTGCTGACAGACCGGCCCAAGAGGCTGAAGAGTTGGCACCCGTATGTCGAGCAGTCATTCGCTGAGCAGGGCCCGCAGGGCGTGGCAGACGCTGTGGAGGAAGTGCTTAATCGCTCGCCCGTGCCCGAGGGGTGCCGAGCGGGTGCGGGAGCGGCTTACGTTCCGGAGGCTCAGCGGCTCCTCATCGAAGTCGAACTACCTCAGCACGAAGTGGTGCCGGCCGTGATGTCATACCGAGTTGTGGCCCAGCGAGTCGAGATCGTCGCCCAACCTCGTAAGGAGGCCGAGTCCAAAGAGGCATACCGCACTCTGGTTGCCCGCCTCGCCCTTCGAGCACTGGACGAAGCATTTTCGACCACCCCACCCAGTCTCGTCACGACTGTGGTGTTCAACGGGCACGTGAGTGCCAAGGACCGCGCAACCGGGCGACCGGTTCGGCCTTGCCTTGTGAGTGTGGTTGCCCAGCGCGAGGCCTTCGACCAACTCGTTCTGGACGAGCCCGAGCTAGATCCACAGAGTTGCCTCAAATACCTCGGCGCTGTCGTCTCCCGCCATCCGCACGATCTCGAGCCGGTGCCCCCGGTCGTGGAGATCGACCTGTCGATGTACCGCATCACTGCCGATGCTGGTGCCGTAGCAGGGCTCGACAGCCGACCCGACCTCCTACAGATGGACCCCTACGCCTTCGAACGGCTCGTACGCGAGTTGTTCGAAGCGATGGGCTTCGAGACCTGGCGTACCCAGGGTTCTCGGGATGATGGTGTGGACGCCGTCGCTGTTCAACGTGACCCGGTGGGGACCACGGTCTTCGCCATCCAAGCAAAGCGGTCGAAGAACGCGGTGCCCGTTGAGACGGTCCGCGCATTGGCAGGAGTGATGCACGACAAGGCTGCAAGCCGTGGGGTCCTGGTAACGACTTCATGGTTCGGCAAGGCAAGCGATGACTTCGCTCACAGAACGGGCAGGATGCAACTCATCAACGGGCGCAACCTGAAGGCGCTACTCAAGGAGTACCTGAACATGGACGTCCTGATCGGTCTCCCGAAAACACCTCCGGGTTGGCAGGCCTCCGACGTGCAATAA
- a CDS encoding GntR family transcriptional regulator, with amino-acid sequence MTQTVPSRHHDIADDLRRQITTGHIKPGERLPSEVGLAGQYKVSTATLRSALAVLQGEGLVEKIHGKGNFVRHRLRKIMYVGGWGTLDPWTAAETALRVTDRATAIEAHGHLAALLRVPNGSPLTEFFSISYQGESPHSLARIYVPRDLEPAGALGDNPSYVRTEESFAVLSPLSSEVRETVSARLPTPDEASTLRINPTLAVLAITRVAADTAGRVVEAALLVFPGDRVDAVFTTHHVTDERQTQG; translated from the coding sequence GTGACACAGACCGTGCCCTCTCGCCATCACGACATCGCCGACGACCTCAGGCGTCAGATCACGACCGGTCACATCAAGCCCGGCGAACGCCTCCCGTCTGAAGTCGGACTGGCCGGCCAGTACAAAGTCAGCACGGCGACGCTGCGGAGCGCCCTCGCGGTGCTTCAGGGGGAAGGTCTCGTCGAGAAGATCCACGGCAAAGGCAACTTCGTCCGCCACCGCCTCCGCAAGATCATGTATGTCGGCGGCTGGGGGACGCTGGACCCGTGGACAGCCGCTGAAACGGCTCTGCGCGTCACGGACCGCGCCACTGCGATCGAGGCGCATGGGCATCTGGCAGCCCTATTACGAGTTCCGAACGGTAGCCCGCTGACCGAGTTCTTCAGCATCAGCTACCAGGGCGAATCTCCGCACAGCCTGGCCCGCATCTACGTCCCGCGCGACCTGGAGCCCGCCGGAGCACTCGGTGACAACCCCTCATACGTGCGGACAGAAGAGAGCTTTGCTGTGCTGAGCCCTCTGTCGTCGGAGGTCCGGGAGACGGTCTCCGCCCGCCTCCCCACACCAGATGAGGCGTCCACCCTCCGGATCAACCCCACCTTGGCGGTGCTCGCGATCACACGCGTTGCCGCCGACACCGCCGGGCGCGTGGTCGAGGCCGCGCTTCTGGTGTTCCCGGGGGATCGCGTCGACGCGGTCTTCACTACCCACCACGTGACCGACGAGAGGCAGACGCAAGGATGA
- a CDS encoding GntR family transcriptional regulator — translation MPEQPPYLRIADELRRRIAEHVWEPGDRLPSRAQIGQECGVGENVVRRAQELLISQGVLEGRAGSGTYVAEPRQRVRVVRSSAREQPNGSPFRADMKAVGRQGHWESRTDAKVPPTAEIAARLGITEGELCVRTTYEFLADSRPVQLSTSWEPYDLTAGTLVVLPEGGPHAGAGVVNRMAAIGITVSHAVEQPEPRQATAEEASLLGVQKAALVTHIRRTYYSDKGRPVETADIVVPAAHCEIVYEIPINR, via the coding sequence ATGCCTGAGCAACCGCCCTATCTCCGCATCGCCGACGAACTCCGGCGGCGGATCGCGGAGCACGTATGGGAACCGGGAGACCGCCTGCCCTCCCGCGCCCAGATCGGCCAGGAGTGCGGCGTGGGCGAGAACGTGGTGCGCCGGGCGCAGGAGTTGCTGATCTCCCAGGGCGTGCTGGAGGGACGTGCCGGATCAGGCACGTACGTCGCCGAGCCCCGGCAGCGAGTGCGGGTGGTCCGTTCCTCGGCGCGCGAGCAGCCCAACGGGTCACCCTTCCGTGCGGACATGAAGGCTGTCGGCAGGCAAGGGCATTGGGAGAGCCGGACCGACGCCAAGGTGCCGCCGACGGCGGAGATCGCGGCACGTCTGGGCATCACCGAGGGCGAGCTGTGCGTCCGTACGACGTACGAGTTCCTGGCGGACAGCAGGCCCGTGCAGTTGTCGACGAGTTGGGAGCCGTACGACCTCACGGCCGGCACTCTCGTCGTCCTGCCCGAGGGAGGGCCGCACGCCGGGGCGGGCGTCGTGAACCGCATGGCCGCGATCGGCATCACCGTCAGCCACGCCGTGGAGCAGCCGGAGCCTCGGCAAGCGACCGCCGAAGAGGCTTCGCTACTGGGCGTCCAGAAGGCAGCGCTCGTCACGCACATCCGGCGGACGTACTACAGCGACAAGGGAAGGCCCGTGGAAACCGCGGACATCGTGGTACCCGCCGCGCACTGCGAGATCGTCTATGAGATCCCGATCAACCGGTAG
- a CDS encoding DUF4365 domain-containing protein encodes MSRAYVHVLATQGGYTICDWNVDKDGVDMTLRMRGLMVDVQLKCTQSPRIVRGGYSFDLDIETYDKLRDLDRSAPGHLALLIVPPDIGRWVTHHPESIILACHGYWASLHGAGEARSNGTTAISLPEHQPLTAKSIGSMFDTARQLLNPVGREVH; translated from the coding sequence GTGAGTCGGGCCTACGTCCACGTACTCGCTACCCAGGGCGGCTACACCATCTGCGACTGGAACGTCGACAAGGACGGCGTCGACATGACCCTCCGTATGCGCGGGTTGATGGTCGACGTCCAGCTCAAATGCACACAGAGCCCACGCATCGTCCGGGGCGGCTACAGCTTTGACCTTGACATCGAAACGTACGACAAACTCCGTGACCTCGACCGCTCCGCACCCGGCCACCTCGCGTTACTGATCGTGCCGCCGGACATAGGCCGCTGGGTGACCCACCATCCCGAGTCGATCATCCTGGCCTGCCACGGCTACTGGGCCTCCCTGCACGGCGCGGGTGAGGCACGCAGCAACGGCACCACCGCGATCAGCCTCCCAGAGCACCAGCCCCTGACCGCCAAGTCGATAGGGAGCATGTTCGACACAGCGCGTCAGCTGCTCAACCCCGTCGGCCGAGAGGTGCACTGA